GCGAGGCTGGGAAGAACGGATTCGAGGATGCCGCGCCATCCGCCCATCGCACCCCAGACGACCGTCTGGGTGCTCCTGCCGCTGTCGTCGCTGAACCCTGCACGCCGCGCCGCGCCGCCGAGGGCGGCGCCGATCAGCTCCGAGGGACGGGGCTCGTCGCGACCGTCCTCGGCTGCGGGGTCGTGCGGCTGGGTCACGCGGAGCCCGGCGTGGACGGCATCTTCAGCGGGATGAGGTCGCGCGGGGGCATCGGCGTACCGCCGCGCACCACGACGATGGAGCGGAAGAGATCCTCCACCTGCTCGGCGGCGGCTGGATCGGATGCCGCTTCGCCGCCAATCACGCCGCGCAGGAACCAGCGCGGTCCGTCGACGCCGATGAACCGCGCCAGGCGCATCTCGGATCCCTCGGCGGCCGTCGCGGGCACCTCGGCCAGCAGCTCCTTGCCGAGCGGCCCCTCGCGTTCCTCGACGCGGCCGCCCTGCGAGCGGATCTGATCGCGCAGCTGGAGCCGGGTCTCATCCCACAGTCCGCGCGAGCGGGGTGCCGCGAACGGCTGCACCTGCAGTGAGGACGCCGCGTAGTCCAGCCCGACGGCGACGATGCGCTTGGTCTGCTCCTCGACCTCGAGGCGCAGGTTCAGTCCCTCGCGCGGCAGCACCTTGATGCCGCCCAGATCGATGTACGGGCGCACCGGGTTCGCCTCGGAGTCGTCGAAGGGGCCCGCCGTGGCGCGATCCTCGGGCGCCGACTTCAGCGTGGGCTCGATCTCTTCAGTCATTCGCTCTTTCCCTGGGTATAGCCGGTCGACCCGAAGCCGCCGTCGCCGCGGACGCTCTCGGGAAGCTCCTCGACGGGCTCGAACTGCGCCTGGATCACGGGCATCACGATCAGCTGCGCGATGCGATCGCCGACCGCCACATCGTACGCTTCCCGGCTGTCGGTGTTCAGCAGGGTCACCTTGATCTCACCGCGGTAACCGGCGTCCACAGTGCCGGGCGAGTTGACCACGGTGATGCCGTGCTTGGCGGCCAGACCGCTGCGGGGCACGACGAACGCGGCGTGTCCCTCGGGCAGTGCGATGCGCACGCCCGTGCCGATCAGGGCGCGCTCCCCCGGCTCGAGCCGCACGGCCTCGGTGGAGACGAGATCGGCGCCGGCGTCGCCGGGGTGGGCGTAGAAGGGCACCTGCCCGGCGATAATGGGAACGACGACGGAATGAGTCACCCCATGAGGCTAATGCAGAACACCGAACAGGATGCGCGGGAGATCTACCGCGAGCGGCTGTCCCCCAGCCTGTGGATGATCGTGACGATCGCGCTGGCGGGCCCCATGGTCTCGCTGGTGTTCGCGCCGGTCGCGACGACCTTCGCGGTGATCATCGGCGCGGCGGTGTCGCTGCTGCTGGTCGTGCTCAGCATCGTGCTCTCCCCGGTCGTGCGGGTGCGCGGCGGCGTGCTGCACGCCGGACGCGCGCACATCGATGCACGCTGGCTGGGCGAACCCCAGCCGTTCACCGGTCAGGAGGCCCGCGATCGTCGCACGCGCGACATCGCCCGCGACGGCTGGTATCTGCTGCGGGGCGGCATCGACGGGGTGGTGGTCGTGCCGCTGGGGGATCCCGCCGACCCGGTGCACAGCTGGACGATCTCGACGCGCACCCCCGATCGTCTCAGCGCGGCGATCCGCGCCGCGCGCGAGCAGCGCTGAGCGCACTTCCCGTACAGGACTGGATGCCGGTACCGGAACGCAGAACGCGCCCCGAGCCATGCGGCTGGGGGCGCGAGCGTCGTCCGTGGTGCGTCGTCAGGCGGCGCACTCCCGGCAGATCGGGCCGTCGGGACCCTCGTGGTCGAGCTGAGAACGGTGCTTCACGAGGAAGCAGCTCATACAGGTGAACTCGTCCTGCTGGGCGGGCAGGACGACGATGACGTCCTCCACGTCCGACAGGTCGGCCCCGGGCAGCTCGAAAGCCGTGGGGTTGTCGGAGTCCTCGACGTCGCCGGCGCCGGACTGGTTGTTCGGCACACGCTCCTTCAGTGCTTCGATCGACTCGGAGTCGTCTTCGCTCTTGCGGGGGGCGTCGTAGTCGGTTGCCATGCGGTAAGTCTCCACTTCCGTGGTGCGAGTGGGTTTCGGGGGAACGCTGATCCGGGTGTTCAGCGGCGTTAGTTTGCACGACCGCGCGCCATTTCGCAAATGCCCGCGATCCTGCACAGGGAAACTCGCGGCACGCCCGGCGTATTCCCGGGCACGCACAGCCGGTCGTGACAGCATGAATGCACACCCATCAGAGGGGCATTGGCATGGAAAACGTCACCATCGTCGGAACGGAAGCGGGAGTCCTCGTCCTCGCAACGGAGTCCGGACAGCGCTTCGCGCTGCCCATCGACGACGTGCTGCACCGCGAGGTGCGTCGGGCGACCCGCGACGCGGAACCCGCCGCCGTGCGTCTGGCCGCCAGCCCGCGTGACATCCAGGCGCAGATTCGCGCCGGTCTCTCGGCATCCGAGGTCGCGGCCCTGCTCGGCGTCAGCGAAGCCGACGTCGCCCGCTTCGAGGGTCCGGTCCTCGCCGAGCGCGAGCACATCGTGGGCCAGGCGCTCGCCGTCCCCGTCCTCATCGGCAGCGAGGTCGAACCCGACGCGCAGCCGACCTTCGGCGCCGCCGTGCGCGCCAAGCTCGCCGACCTCGGCGCGACCGACGAGCGCTGGGCTAGCTGGAAGGACGAGTCCGGCTGGACCGTCAAGCTCGAGTTCACCGC
This is a stretch of genomic DNA from Microbacterium sp. YJN-G. It encodes these proteins:
- the dut gene encoding dUTP diphosphatase, whose protein sequence is MTHSVVVPIIAGQVPFYAHPGDAGADLVSTEAVRLEPGERALIGTGVRIALPEGHAAFVVPRSGLAAKHGITVVNSPGTVDAGYRGEIKVTLLNTDSREAYDVAVGDRIAQLIVMPVIQAQFEPVEELPESVRGDGGFGSTGYTQGKSE
- a CDS encoding DUF4193 domain-containing protein, translating into MATDYDAPRKSEDDSESIEALKERVPNNQSGAGDVEDSDNPTAFELPGADLSDVEDVIVVLPAQQDEFTCMSCFLVKHRSQLDHEGPDGPICRECAA
- a CDS encoding DUF3710 domain-containing protein, with translation MTEEIEPTLKSAPEDRATAGPFDDSEANPVRPYIDLGGIKVLPREGLNLRLEVEEQTKRIVAVGLDYAASSLQVQPFAAPRSRGLWDETRLQLRDQIRSQGGRVEEREGPLGKELLAEVPATAAEGSEMRLARFIGVDGPRWFLRGVIGGEAASDPAAAEQVEDLFRSIVVVRGGTPMPPRDLIPLKMPSTPGSA
- a CDS encoding DUF3093 family protein, with translation MRLMQNTEQDAREIYRERLSPSLWMIVTIALAGPMVSLVFAPVATTFAVIIGAAVSLLLVVLSIVLSPVVRVRGGVLHAGRAHIDARWLGEPQPFTGQEARDRRTRDIARDGWYLLRGGIDGVVVVPLGDPADPVHSWTISTRTPDRLSAAIRAAREQR